The sequence GAAGTCCTCGGGATTATAACCGTTTTGTTTGAGTATAGAAAATATTCGGTCGAGGGCTTCGCTATTCAGTTCCGGCGTTCGGCTCAATATCCAGCCGTATTTTCTCGACGGCGTTCCAACAACCGCCCATTGATAATTTTCCTCCAATCCGATTATCCAGTAATCGCCCCACACGGGACGCCACCCCAGAATGCTGAAAAAACTTACTTCCAATTTGGAATTCGTTTTTTTATCGACAACGCGCGCTACGCCTTCCGCTTTATCCGTCTCTCCGTCTTCGTCGACGCAGGAGTTTACAACTTTAATTTCCCCGCTCTCCGTAACCGTATAGTTAGCTGTTGTTCCTTTTATGCAATGATTCTGAAACTTGTTTGGTATTTTTGCTATTTCGTACCAAAGTCCCGCATACTTGTTTATGTCTACGTAATCGACTGTTTTAATTTCGTTGTTTTGTGCGAATAATATTCCCGCAACGAGAAATAATAACGAAAAAAATTTCATATACGCCTCTCATAATTTTATTGAATTTATAAGTTCATTATCAACTTCAAATTTTCATCCGTAACTTTCAACAAACCGCTGGGTACGAGTCTCGGAGTGAGCGTTTTCCAATTTTTATCTTTATCGAACACTTCTTTG comes from Melioribacter roseus P3M-2 and encodes:
- a CDS encoding lipocalin family protein, translating into MKFFSLLFLVAGILFAQNNEIKTVDYVDINKYAGLWYEIAKIPNKFQNHCIKGTTANYTVTESGEIKVVNSCVDEDGETDKAEGVARVVDKKTNSKLEVSFFSILGWRPVWGDYWIIGLEENYQWAVVGTPSRKYGWILSRTPELNSEALDRIFSILKQNGYNPEDFEFGNQ